From one Catellatospora sp. IY07-71 genomic stretch:
- a CDS encoding ABC transporter permease, which translates to MTSHEPIEQEPAATAASADKSPALPAAAPALPDVATDQYPGATVTIEEKPAKHRAPDEPKRSFARTFREELWADNSFTVTLLAIVLALICGAILMVVGNADVRDQWQYLLYQPGKTLGDTWEFVSTAYADMFKGSIVNPDTVNRWYWNMTTWQQVLYPISETLTNAAPLIFTGLAVAVPFRAGLFNIGGQGQAIMGAIGGGTVGLALSLPEVIQVPLGVLAGALLGGLWGYLVGVLKARTGAHEVILTIMLNNIAFLFLGWYILQSFIKDPNRSDAISQPIEESGDLPQLIPDPLLRAHYGIVLALLAAAGVAWLLKRGRFGFELRAVGHNPHAAATAGIKVGTTIALTMALAGALAGLGGTSVALGTAPALTVDMLGQVGFNGILVALLGRVRPWGVVGAGLLFGALQAGGNAMQTFSGVSVELVVVIQALIVLFVAAPALVKSIYRLRRSPAAAAQAGLAKG; encoded by the coding sequence ATGACGTCGCACGAGCCGATCGAGCAGGAGCCCGCGGCCACCGCCGCCTCCGCCGACAAGAGCCCGGCGCTGCCGGCCGCCGCCCCGGCGCTGCCCGATGTCGCGACCGACCAGTACCCGGGCGCGACCGTCACGATCGAGGAGAAGCCCGCGAAGCACCGCGCGCCGGACGAGCCGAAGCGCTCGTTCGCGCGCACCTTCCGCGAGGAGCTGTGGGCCGACAACAGCTTCACGGTCACCCTGCTGGCGATCGTGCTGGCGCTGATCTGCGGCGCGATCCTGATGGTGGTCGGCAACGCCGACGTCCGCGACCAGTGGCAGTACCTGCTCTACCAGCCGGGCAAGACGCTCGGTGACACCTGGGAGTTCGTCAGCACCGCGTACGCCGACATGTTCAAGGGCTCGATCGTGAACCCGGACACGGTGAACCGCTGGTACTGGAACATGACGACCTGGCAGCAGGTCCTCTACCCGATCTCGGAGACGCTGACCAACGCCGCGCCGCTGATCTTCACCGGCCTGGCCGTGGCGGTGCCGTTCCGGGCCGGCCTGTTCAACATCGGCGGCCAGGGCCAGGCGATCATGGGCGCCATCGGCGGCGGCACCGTCGGTCTCGCCCTGTCGCTGCCCGAGGTCATCCAGGTGCCGCTCGGCGTGCTGGCGGGCGCGCTGCTCGGCGGCCTGTGGGGCTACCTGGTCGGCGTCCTCAAGGCGCGCACCGGCGCGCACGAGGTCATCCTGACGATCATGCTGAACAACATCGCGTTCCTGTTCCTGGGCTGGTACATCCTGCAGTCCTTCATCAAGGACCCGAACCGCTCGGACGCGATCAGCCAGCCCATCGAGGAGAGCGGCGACCTGCCGCAGCTGATCCCGGACCCGCTGCTGCGGGCGCACTACGGCATCGTGCTGGCGCTGCTGGCCGCGGCCGGGGTGGCCTGGCTGCTCAAGCGCGGCCGGTTCGGCTTCGAGCTGCGCGCGGTCGGGCACAACCCGCACGCCGCGGCGACCGCGGGCATCAAGGTCGGCACCACCATCGCGCTGACCATGGCGCTGGCCGGTGCGCTGGCCGGCCTCGGCGGCACCAGCGTCGCGCTGGGCACCGCCCCGGCGCTGACCGTGGACATGCTCGGCCAGGTCGGCTTCAACGGCATCCTGGTCGCCCTGCTCGGCCGGGTCCGGCCGTGGGGCGTGGTCGGCGCGGGCCTGCTGTTCGGCGCCCTGCAGGCCGGCGGCAACGCGATGCAGACCTTCTCCGGCGTCTCCGTCGAGCTGGTCGTCGTGATCCAGGCCCTGATCGTGCTCTTCGTCGCCGCTCCGGCGCTGGTGAAGTCGATCTACAGGCTGCGCAGGTCGCCGGCTGCCGCCGCGCAGGCCGGATTGGCGAAGGGATGA
- a CDS encoding ABC transporter permease, translating into MSVTTSTMDAELAVPEAYWTRARKTGAVMTGLGLLATILFGALASSENARFALGETVQGAGFDIPGNVGAIFFGLVALVAGLVLLFTGRHFGLLTGVALMGFIISALCWQMSVSPVSHTMPLGFIAAATFTAAIPLIFGSLGGVLCERSGVVNVAIEGQLLTGAFFGALFGTVTGSFWLGLLAAAVGGLLLSAILAVFAIRYLVDQVVVGIVLNVFAGGLTAFFYEQVMRPDTDAYNFPGKVPTWPIPVLSEIPILGPALFNGNIFSYGSLIAVAVVTIALFRTRWGLRTRAVGEHPAAADTVGIRVLGLRYLNVLLAGLVAGFGGAYFSMLSTTGFSKYMVSGAGFIALAAMIFGRWHPVGAFFASLFFGFFGALTGFLNSISSPIPSQFLSMLPYVATIFAVAGLVGRVRAPAADGKPYIKG; encoded by the coding sequence ATGAGCGTGACCACCTCCACGATGGATGCCGAGCTGGCGGTGCCGGAGGCGTACTGGACGCGGGCCCGCAAGACCGGCGCGGTGATGACCGGCCTGGGCCTGCTCGCCACGATCCTGTTCGGGGCGCTCGCCTCGTCGGAGAACGCGCGGTTCGCGCTCGGCGAGACGGTGCAGGGCGCCGGGTTCGACATCCCGGGCAACGTCGGCGCGATCTTCTTCGGCCTGGTCGCACTCGTGGCCGGCCTGGTGCTGCTGTTCACCGGACGCCACTTCGGCCTGCTCACCGGCGTCGCGCTGATGGGTTTCATCATCTCCGCGCTGTGCTGGCAGATGTCGGTGTCGCCGGTGTCGCACACCATGCCGCTGGGCTTCATCGCCGCGGCCACCTTCACCGCGGCGATCCCGCTCATCTTCGGCTCGCTCGGCGGTGTGCTGTGCGAGCGCAGCGGCGTGGTCAACGTCGCGATCGAGGGCCAGCTGCTCACCGGCGCCTTCTTCGGCGCGCTGTTCGGCACGGTCACCGGCAGCTTCTGGCTCGGCCTGCTGGCCGCGGCCGTGGGCGGCCTGCTGCTGTCGGCCATCCTGGCCGTCTTCGCGATCCGCTACCTGGTGGACCAGGTCGTGGTCGGCATCGTGCTGAACGTGTTCGCGGGCGGCCTGACGGCCTTCTTCTACGAGCAGGTGATGCGGCCGGACACGGACGCGTACAACTTCCCCGGCAAGGTGCCGACCTGGCCGATCCCGGTCCTGTCGGAGATCCCGATCCTGGGCCCGGCGCTGTTCAACGGCAACATCTTCAGCTACGGCTCGCTGATCGCGGTCGCCGTGGTCACCATCGCCCTGTTCCGCACCCGCTGGGGCCTGCGGACCCGGGCGGTCGGCGAGCACCCGGCCGCGGCGGACACCGTCGGCATCCGGGTGCTCGGGCTGCGCTACCTGAACGTGCTGCTCGCGGGTCTGGTGGCGGGCTTCGGCGGCGCCTACTTCTCGATGCTGTCCACCACCGGCTTCAGCAAGTACATGGTCAGCGGCGCGGGCTTCATCGCGCTGGCCGCCATGATCTTCGGCCGGTGGCACCCGGTCGGGGCGTTCTTCGCGTCGCTGTTCTTCGGCTTCTTCGGCGCGCTGACCGGCTTCCTGAACAGCATCAGCAGCCCCATCCCGAGCCAGTTCCTGAGCATGCTGCCGTACGTCGCGACCATTTTCGCGGTCGCGGGCCTGGTGGGACGCGTACGCGCCCCGGCGGCCGACGGCAAGCCGTACATCAAGGGCTGA